The proteins below come from a single Miscanthus floridulus cultivar M001 chromosome 1, ASM1932011v1, whole genome shotgun sequence genomic window:
- the LOC136467351 gene encoding uncharacterized protein, translating to MAGANPGKANVVADALSQKSYQIEEASLSLNHAEVLAHIALVSDLLEQIIIEQMHDVLEIPHIKKLISKGHGPHFGIDDQGVVRFKNRLVVSSSDELRRKIVDEAHHSKLSIRPGSNKMYHGLHHLYWWSNMKQDITKYVAECDTYGRVKADHMRTSGFLQPLPIHV from the coding sequence ATGGCTGGAGCTAATCCTGGAAAGGCTAACGTGGTAGCTGATGCTCTGAGCCAGAAGTCATATCAAATCGAAGAAGCatccttgtctctcaaccatgctgaggtgctagcccatattgctctagtctcggatttacttgagcaaattattatagagcaaatgcATGATGTTTTGGAAATcccgcatatcaagaagttaatttccaaagggcatggtcctcattttggtattgatgatcaaggtgtagtgaggttcaagaacagattggttGTTTCATCAAGTGACGAGCTTAGAAGAAAGATtgtggatgaagctcatcattccaagttgtccatccgtccaggaagtaataagatgtaccatggtttgcaccacttgtattggtggtccaatatgaagcaggatatcaccaagtatgtcGCGGAGTGCGATACTTATGGTAGAGTTAAagcagaccatatgcgtacatCGGGATTTttacagcccttgcctatccatgtttag